From the Hyalangium gracile genome, one window contains:
- a CDS encoding aspartyl/asparaginyl beta-hydroxylase domain-containing protein produces MAQVTAKLPLTYEPAKLLQALEQISRFQIREEPTYSDPPIHARWGGASLHSIGGRWDDASPGQPALVGFQETELTRVAPYFKHVLDSLPCPKHSVRISVMWPNGGIHAHSDWFLGFDKGLIRLHIPITTNPDVEFVVGEEHCHWKPGELWYGDFSLVHHVYNRGQAPRVHLIADVCVNDFIVSLFPPEFISRQPGVARHREPIALGAAELPSYACRFTLSGSLGDTPLAENLPLEWGLKRDFDGEVRVSGGRLVMAINGTDLIGLEPMGNDEFRMFGVPPSILLVLHREQGRLTSVSLKTPLGQLPFPLHA; encoded by the coding sequence ATGGCGCAGGTCACGGCGAAGCTGCCCCTCACCTACGAACCCGCGAAGTTGCTTCAGGCCTTGGAGCAGATCTCCCGGTTCCAGATCCGCGAGGAGCCCACGTACAGCGATCCTCCCATCCACGCGCGCTGGGGCGGAGCCAGCCTCCACTCGATTGGCGGCCGATGGGATGATGCCTCTCCGGGTCAGCCCGCCCTGGTCGGCTTCCAGGAGACGGAGCTCACGCGCGTCGCCCCGTACTTCAAGCACGTGCTGGACTCGCTGCCGTGTCCGAAGCACAGCGTGCGCATCTCGGTGATGTGGCCGAACGGTGGGATCCACGCTCACAGCGACTGGTTCCTGGGCTTCGACAAGGGGCTCATCCGGCTCCACATCCCGATCACCACGAACCCGGACGTGGAGTTCGTCGTCGGCGAGGAGCACTGCCACTGGAAGCCCGGCGAGCTCTGGTACGGCGACTTCAGCCTAGTCCACCATGTCTACAACCGGGGACAGGCGCCGCGCGTCCACCTCATCGCCGACGTGTGCGTCAACGACTTCATCGTGAGCCTGTTCCCGCCGGAGTTCATCTCACGGCAGCCCGGAGTGGCCAGGCACCGCGAGCCCATCGCGCTGGGCGCGGCGGAGCTGCCCTCGTACGCCTGCCGCTTCACGCTCTCCGGCTCCCTGGGAGACACGCCCCTGGCCGAGAACCTGCCGCTGGAGTGGGGCCTGAAGCGGGACTTCGACGGTGAGGTCCGTGTCTCCGGCGGACGGCTGGTGATGGCCATCAACGGCACCGACCTCATCGGGCTCGAGCCCATGGGCAACGACGAGTTCCGGATGTTCGGTGTGCCCCCGTCGATCCTGCTGGTCCTCCACCGCGAGCAGGGCCGGCTCACCTCCGTGTCCCTGAAGACTCCGCTCGGTCAGCTCCCGTTCCCGCTGCACGCTTGA
- a CDS encoding PhpK family radical SAM P-methyltransferase — protein sequence MSESSRLDCVVVGYNETPFDEYESTLRRYGEDSEAYRDLKFSFVEVGESKLTYADLLNRVYRESLGPATPHRDFLSGDIPSLAAVYLTSFLRRRGFQACYINLFQYEKEQLARLLARNPRCIALTTTLYVLNEPVIEMVKFIRQHNPDVRIIVGGPLIANHFRRHQGDELATVLDELGADLYVVEGQGELTLSRIVERLRDGGELSEIPNLVYVDDRGPVRAGRYRITPRVEENNPLDENIIDWNALGDAPLGPTLQTRTARSCAYSCSFCAYPMRAGNLTLGGLEAVGRELDAMAAQGARNVVFIDDTFNVPLKRFKELCRLMIERRYGFNWFSYFRCSNADEEAVELAARSGCRGVFLGIESGSPRILTNMNKAASVEKYIHGMKWLHDHGILTFASFIIGFPGETDETVEETIEFIQRTRPDYYRAQLWYCEPGTPIDAKRQQYGISGQGFSWRHATMESLEAMDHIDRMFLTIENSTWLPQWSFDFWIIPYLLGRGMGLDQFNTLMRLVHRLLALQIAYVPPEEKRSLQEGYLRQMREHVRQWGAAAPSVR from the coding sequence ATGTCGGAGTCATCGCGTCTCGACTGCGTCGTCGTCGGATACAACGAGACTCCCTTCGACGAGTACGAGTCCACGCTCCGTCGCTACGGCGAGGACTCCGAGGCCTACCGGGACCTCAAGTTCAGCTTCGTCGAGGTGGGCGAGAGCAAGCTGACCTACGCCGATCTGCTGAACCGCGTGTACCGGGAATCCCTGGGACCGGCGACACCGCACCGGGACTTCCTGTCGGGGGATATCCCCAGTCTGGCGGCCGTCTACCTGACGAGCTTCCTGAGGCGCAGGGGCTTCCAGGCCTGCTACATCAACCTGTTCCAGTATGAGAAGGAGCAACTGGCCAGGCTCCTCGCGCGCAACCCGCGCTGCATCGCGCTCACCACCACGCTCTACGTCCTGAACGAGCCGGTGATCGAGATGGTGAAGTTCATCCGCCAGCACAACCCGGACGTCCGGATCATCGTGGGCGGCCCGCTCATCGCCAACCACTTCCGGCGCCACCAGGGGGACGAGCTGGCCACGGTGCTCGACGAGCTGGGGGCCGATCTCTACGTGGTGGAGGGCCAGGGCGAGCTGACCCTGTCGCGAATCGTGGAGCGCCTCCGGGACGGGGGAGAGCTGTCCGAGATCCCCAACCTCGTCTACGTCGACGACCGGGGTCCGGTGCGCGCCGGGCGCTACCGCATCACTCCCCGGGTGGAGGAGAACAACCCGCTCGACGAGAACATCATCGACTGGAACGCGCTGGGAGATGCTCCGCTCGGGCCCACGCTCCAGACGCGCACGGCACGGAGCTGCGCCTACAGCTGCTCGTTCTGCGCCTACCCGATGCGGGCGGGAAACCTGACGCTTGGGGGCCTGGAGGCGGTGGGGCGGGAGCTGGACGCGATGGCCGCGCAGGGCGCGCGCAACGTCGTCTTCATCGACGACACCTTCAATGTGCCGCTCAAGCGCTTCAAGGAGCTGTGCCGGCTGATGATCGAGCGCCGGTACGGGTTCAACTGGTTCTCCTACTTCCGGTGCAGCAACGCGGACGAGGAGGCCGTCGAGCTGGCTGCACGCAGCGGCTGCCGGGGCGTGTTCCTGGGGATCGAGTCGGGCTCGCCGAGGATCCTGACGAACATGAACAAGGCGGCCAGCGTGGAGAAGTACATCCACGGGATGAAGTGGCTGCATGACCACGGCATCCTGACCTTCGCCTCGTTCATCATCGGCTTCCCGGGCGAGACGGACGAGACCGTGGAGGAGACGATCGAGTTCATCCAGCGCACCCGCCCCGACTACTACCGAGCGCAGCTCTGGTACTGCGAGCCCGGGACGCCCATCGACGCCAAGAGGCAGCAGTACGGCATCTCCGGCCAGGGCTTCAGCTGGCGCCATGCCACCATGGAGAGCCTGGAAGCGATGGACCACATCGACCGGATGTTCCTCACGATCGAGAACTCGACGTGGCTGCCCCAGTGGTCGTTCGACTTCTGGATCATCCCGTACCTGCTCGGCCGGGGCATGGGGCTGGATCAGTTCAACACGCTGATGCGACTGGTCCACCGGCTCCTCGCGCTCCAGATCGCGTACGTGCCGCCCGAGGAGAAGCGCTCGCTCCAGGAAGGATACCTGCGGCAGATGCGGGAGCACGTGCGCCAGTGGGGTGCGGCTGCCCCGAGCGTGCGATAG
- a CDS encoding non-ribosomal peptide synthetase, producing the protein MDVYRLSPQQQRLWRLQRRGEPFRVEALMRIEGVLRRKDLERSLERLVERHEVLRTTFPVLPGSTEPVQAIAPRGEVEWDVVDLRALGLEERERQARERFEQACTRPFSLDSGPVLRALLVTLEERQHLLGLILPGMRADAATLRLLCRELQRDHATRAGESGPDSEPLPYLSFSEWQSELLAERAEPTSPAAAWWERHSPTAASVALPLERRTSGAALSRIPRHHALSLRGEALGDAARRAGCTLEGFVLAAWAALLGKLAGQKELVLGLRSDGREHPELAETLGPVARWLPLRCSVEPAQRMSELARQLQQARSELLEWQRYFVWPVEGDEPVAGRDYPAFGFEWQDESSVEPTASELRVELCRAFVDRSKVTLACVRTGSSLGLGLQYDPSLFSGPDILHLANQLEALLEHAAREPDAPVGTLETLGARERERLLRDFNATDQSLRPRCIHEWISELAARYPTRPAVAFEDASLTYAELEARANQLAHALRRRGVGPEKRVGLLLDRSIEIVVGMLGVMKAGAAYVPLDPSQPRQRLMYLLDDLQAPVLLTERRRIKDVPAREGCEVLCLDAGEAALAQEPTHAPESGVTPEHPAYVLFTSGSTGRPKGVIVEHRQLHNYTASVLERLDLPEGASYATVSTFAADLGNTVIFPALCTGSCLHVISSERASDPIALADYMRRHPIDVLKIVPSHLRALLSSGDTRALLPRRRLILGGEASPRAWVEQLQAAAPECRIYNHYGPTETTVGVMTFGFDPARPFAAETALPLARPIANTRVYILDARLRPVPVGVAGELYIGGAALARGYLNRPDLTAQAFIPDPFSQEPGARLYRTGDLGRHLSDGTLEHLGRADSQVKYHGYRVELAELRHALTQHPQVRDGVVLLKKDANGNEVLVAYYVARQELDPEQLRAFLAEHLIDEVLPNLYIHLKKLPLTLNGKIHYDALPSIEQARQKQRRAQVPPRTPAEATLARIWCQVLNVEAVGVHDNFFGLGGDSILCIQVISKANQAGLRLSPRQLFQHQTIAELASVASEAPAAPTAVQEPLTGPIPLTPIQRWFFEQDASDPDAWCILVPLEARQPMDVARLEQALTALLHRHDALRLRVVRGPSGWEASIAPPEAPMPLERVDLSAVPDATRETEAQRVAQRLQRSLHLSTGPLVAAAWLEFGPHRPARLLIAAHRLVIDGVSWRILFEHLQAAYEQLVEQGRCELPPRTSSLKTWVEQLQRHATSRAREELPHWSSTAAPAAGLPVDRKEATLPLTLERSLAFSLTPEESRALLHDLPERHRSEIGELLIAALAKTLCGWSGQPHLQLDLEGHGREDLFDGVDLSQTVGWFASLYPVVLTPAPSPDMGATVKAVKEQLRAVPHRGIGYGVLRYLGNEPEAKALAARPRSEVLFRYVGQYHLASPWLTVQDPAEPQAPTRQHKLAVVAGMAEGQLRVTWFFSEAMYHRATIEALASRHAEVLRALIAGDEVTAQPAYTPSDFPLAGLDQQKLDKLLARIKK; encoded by the coding sequence ATGGACGTCTACCGGCTCTCTCCCCAACAACAACGACTGTGGCGGCTCCAGCGCCGCGGTGAGCCTTTCCGTGTCGAGGCTCTGATGCGGATCGAAGGGGTGCTCCGCAGGAAGGACCTCGAGCGCTCCCTGGAGCGGCTGGTGGAAAGGCACGAGGTGCTCCGCACGACGTTCCCGGTCCTGCCGGGAAGCACGGAGCCGGTGCAGGCCATCGCTCCACGCGGCGAGGTGGAGTGGGACGTGGTGGATCTGCGCGCGCTCGGGCTGGAAGAACGGGAGCGCCAGGCGCGGGAGCGCTTCGAGCAGGCTTGCACCCGGCCCTTCTCGCTCGACTCCGGCCCCGTGCTGCGCGCGCTGCTCGTCACCTTGGAGGAGCGGCAGCATCTGCTCGGGCTGATCCTCCCGGGGATGCGCGCGGACGCCGCCACCCTGCGCCTCCTCTGTCGGGAGCTTCAGCGTGACCATGCGACTCGCGCGGGAGAGTCTGGCCCCGACTCCGAGCCGCTGCCCTACCTCTCCTTCTCCGAGTGGCAGAGCGAGCTGCTTGCTGAGCGAGCCGAGCCAACGAGCCCTGCCGCGGCGTGGTGGGAGCGGCACTCCCCCACGGCCGCGAGCGTGGCCCTGCCCCTCGAGCGCCGGACCAGCGGGGCGGCGCTCTCCCGCATCCCGCGGCACCATGCCCTCTCGCTACGAGGGGAAGCGCTGGGGGACGCTGCGCGCCGTGCCGGGTGCACGCTGGAAGGGTTCGTGCTCGCCGCGTGGGCGGCGTTGCTCGGCAAGCTCGCGGGTCAGAAGGAGCTCGTCCTCGGCCTGCGGAGCGACGGTCGCGAGCACCCGGAGCTGGCGGAGACGCTGGGGCCGGTGGCGCGTTGGCTGCCACTCCGCTGCAGCGTGGAGCCCGCCCAGCGCATGAGCGAGCTGGCCCGGCAGCTCCAGCAGGCCCGAAGCGAGCTGCTCGAGTGGCAGCGCTACTTCGTCTGGCCCGTTGAGGGTGACGAGCCCGTCGCGGGCCGTGACTATCCGGCCTTCGGCTTCGAGTGGCAGGACGAGAGCTCCGTCGAGCCCACCGCCTCGGAGCTTCGGGTCGAGCTCTGTCGGGCTTTCGTGGACCGCTCCAAGGTGACCCTCGCCTGCGTCCGCACCGGCTCCTCCCTGGGGCTCGGGCTTCAATACGACCCGAGCCTCTTCTCTGGACCGGACATCCTGCACCTGGCGAACCAGCTCGAGGCCCTGCTCGAGCATGCCGCCCGTGAGCCGGATGCCCCAGTGGGCACGCTGGAGACGCTGGGCGCCCGCGAGCGTGAGCGGCTCCTGCGGGACTTCAACGCGACGGACCAGAGCCTCCGGCCACGCTGCATCCACGAGTGGATCTCCGAGCTGGCGGCGCGCTACCCGACTCGCCCGGCGGTGGCCTTCGAGGACGCCTCCCTCACCTACGCGGAGCTCGAGGCCCGGGCCAATCAGCTCGCCCACGCCCTGCGGCGGCGCGGCGTCGGCCCCGAGAAGCGCGTGGGCCTGCTGCTCGACCGCTCGATCGAGATCGTGGTTGGGATGCTCGGCGTGATGAAGGCCGGGGCCGCCTATGTGCCGCTGGATCCCTCGCAGCCCCGCCAGCGGCTGATGTACCTGCTGGACGATCTCCAGGCGCCCGTCCTCCTCACCGAGCGCCGTCGGATCAAGGACGTGCCCGCCCGAGAGGGGTGCGAGGTGCTGTGCCTCGACGCCGGCGAGGCAGCGCTCGCCCAGGAGCCCACGCACGCACCGGAGAGCGGCGTGACTCCCGAACACCCCGCCTACGTCCTGTTCACCTCTGGCTCCACCGGGCGTCCCAAGGGCGTCATCGTGGAGCACCGCCAGCTCCACAACTACACCGCGAGCGTCCTGGAGCGGCTCGACCTTCCAGAGGGCGCCTCCTACGCCACCGTCTCCACCTTCGCGGCGGACCTGGGCAACACGGTCATCTTCCCGGCGCTCTGCACCGGCAGCTGCCTGCACGTCATCTCCTCCGAGCGGGCATCAGACCCGATCGCGCTCGCGGACTACATGCGGCGTCACCCGATCGACGTCCTCAAGATCGTCCCGAGCCACCTGAGGGCCCTGCTGAGCTCCGGAGACACCCGGGCCCTGCTCCCTCGGCGACGACTGATCCTGGGCGGCGAGGCCAGCCCGCGGGCGTGGGTGGAGCAGCTCCAGGCCGCCGCCCCCGAGTGCCGCATCTACAACCACTACGGCCCCACCGAGACGACCGTCGGGGTGATGACGTTCGGCTTCGATCCCGCCCGGCCCTTCGCCGCGGAGACGGCCCTGCCCCTCGCGCGGCCCATCGCCAACACGCGGGTGTACATCCTGGACGCCCGGCTGCGACCGGTGCCGGTAGGCGTGGCCGGTGAGCTCTACATCGGAGGGGCGGCGCTCGCCCGAGGCTACCTGAACCGACCGGACCTGACGGCCCAGGCGTTCATCCCGGACCCATTCAGCCAGGAGCCGGGAGCTCGGCTGTACCGCACTGGCGATCTGGGCCGCCACCTCTCCGATGGCACCCTCGAGCACCTGGGGCGTGCCGACAGTCAGGTGAAGTACCACGGCTACCGGGTGGAGCTCGCGGAGCTGCGTCACGCGCTCACCCAGCACCCGCAGGTCCGCGACGGCGTCGTGCTGCTGAAGAAGGACGCGAACGGGAACGAGGTGCTGGTCGCCTACTACGTCGCCCGCCAGGAGCTGGATCCCGAGCAGCTCCGCGCCTTCCTGGCGGAGCACTTGATCGACGAGGTGCTCCCGAACCTCTACATCCACCTGAAGAAGCTGCCCCTCACCCTCAACGGGAAGATCCACTACGACGCGCTCCCGTCGATCGAGCAGGCGCGGCAGAAGCAGCGCCGGGCCCAGGTTCCCCCGCGCACGCCCGCCGAGGCCACGCTGGCTCGCATCTGGTGCCAGGTGCTCAACGTCGAGGCGGTCGGCGTCCACGACAACTTCTTCGGGCTCGGCGGCGACTCCATCCTCTGCATCCAGGTCATCTCGAAGGCGAACCAGGCCGGGCTGCGGCTCAGCCCCCGACAGCTCTTCCAGCACCAGACGATCGCGGAGCTGGCCAGCGTGGCCTCCGAGGCTCCCGCGGCCCCCACGGCGGTGCAGGAGCCGCTCACCGGTCCCATTCCCCTGACGCCCATCCAGCGGTGGTTCTTCGAGCAGGACGCCTCCGATCCGGACGCCTGGTGCATCCTGGTGCCGCTCGAGGCGCGCCAGCCCATGGACGTCGCGCGGCTCGAGCAGGCCTTGACCGCCCTGCTCCACCGTCACGACGCGCTCCGGCTTCGAGTGGTCCGTGGCCCGTCCGGCTGGGAGGCCTCGATCGCCCCGCCCGAGGCGCCGATGCCGCTCGAGCGGGTGGACCTCTCGGCGGTCCCAGACGCCACGCGGGAGACGGAGGCCCAGCGAGTCGCTCAGAGACTCCAGCGCAGCCTTCACCTGAGCACCGGTCCCCTGGTCGCCGCCGCCTGGCTCGAGTTCGGCCCCCATCGCCCCGCCCGCCTGCTCATCGCCGCGCACCGGCTGGTGATCGATGGCGTGTCCTGGCGCATCCTGTTCGAGCACCTCCAGGCCGCCTATGAGCAGCTCGTGGAGCAGGGCCGCTGCGAGCTGCCCCCGCGCACCAGCTCGCTCAAGACGTGGGTCGAGCAGCTTCAGCGTCACGCGACCTCGCGAGCGAGAGAGGAGCTGCCGCACTGGAGCTCCACAGCCGCGCCGGCCGCCGGCCTCCCCGTGGATCGGAAGGAAGCCACCCTCCCTCTCACGCTCGAGCGCAGCCTCGCCTTCTCGCTGACGCCGGAGGAGAGCCGAGCGCTGCTCCATGACCTGCCAGAGCGGCACCGGTCCGAGATCGGCGAGCTGCTGATCGCCGCGCTCGCGAAGACCTTGTGTGGCTGGTCCGGCCAGCCGCACCTGCAGCTCGACCTGGAGGGCCATGGCCGGGAGGATCTGTTCGATGGGGTGGACCTCTCCCAGACGGTGGGCTGGTTCGCCTCGCTGTACCCGGTCGTGCTCACCCCGGCGCCGAGCCCCGACATGGGAGCAACGGTCAAGGCGGTGAAGGAGCAGCTGCGCGCGGTGCCTCACCGGGGAATCGGCTACGGAGTGCTGCGCTACCTCGGCAACGAGCCCGAGGCGAAGGCGCTGGCGGCGCGTCCACGGTCCGAGGTGCTCTTCCGTTACGTCGGCCAGTACCACCTGGCCAGCCCGTGGCTCACCGTGCAGGATCCCGCCGAGCCCCAGGCCCCGACACGCCAGCACAAGCTGGCCGTCGTCGCGGGGATGGCCGAGGGCCAGCTCCGGGTCACCTGGTTCTTCAGCGAGGCGATGTACCACCGGGCCACGATCGAGGCGCTCGCGAGCCGCCATGCCGAGGTCCTGCGTGCGCTGATCGCTGGAGACGAGGTCACCGCCCAGCCGGCCTACACCCCCTCCGACTTCCCACTGGCAGGCCTCGATCAGCAGAAGCTCGACAAGCTGCTTGCCCGCATCAAGAAGTAG
- a CDS encoding class I SAM-dependent methyltransferase: protein MPSTPLSAELFNGHLAAVAISALNELGFLDELDRAGSLHLPSWVERNKLHAMTVDSLMEVMALYEIVTHSSDGTTRPGKHFADILRAKGYFTWLTSGYGRLFQKLSSTVPLAGRTPGFIDRDGRSIALGGKDYGRQFVDEQFDHVLRMRDFKVVADLGCGSAERLIGMVSRYSAEGIGVDVNAGAIELAAKGIQDAGLEHRIGLVLGDLRTLEPSPRLDRVDLLTSFFNGHDLWPREACLAVLERLKQVFRNVTRFLLCDTYRAEPFTSISGVPIFTLGFHVTHAVMGQYIPTREEWLELLKEAGWQCNGIHEIGIPYSAIFDLSPVRTSGGS, encoded by the coding sequence ATGCCCTCCACACCGCTCAGCGCCGAGCTCTTCAACGGACACCTCGCCGCGGTCGCCATCTCGGCCCTGAACGAGCTGGGCTTCCTGGACGAGCTAGACCGCGCCGGGTCGCTGCACCTGCCTTCCTGGGTGGAGCGGAACAAGCTCCACGCGATGACGGTGGACAGCCTGATGGAGGTCATGGCCCTCTACGAGATCGTCACCCACTCCTCCGATGGGACGACCCGGCCCGGTAAGCACTTCGCGGACATCCTGAGAGCCAAGGGCTACTTCACCTGGCTCACCTCGGGCTACGGCCGACTCTTCCAGAAGCTGAGCAGCACCGTGCCGCTGGCGGGCCGGACGCCGGGCTTCATCGATCGGGACGGCCGGTCCATCGCCCTGGGCGGGAAGGACTACGGGCGGCAGTTCGTGGACGAGCAGTTCGACCATGTCCTCCGGATGCGGGACTTCAAGGTGGTGGCGGACCTGGGCTGCGGCAGCGCGGAGCGGCTCATCGGCATGGTGTCCCGCTACTCCGCCGAGGGCATCGGGGTGGACGTGAACGCCGGCGCGATCGAGCTGGCGGCCAAGGGCATCCAGGATGCGGGCCTCGAGCACCGGATCGGGCTCGTCCTGGGCGACCTGCGGACGCTGGAGCCCTCTCCGAGGCTGGACCGGGTGGATCTGCTCACCAGCTTCTTCAACGGGCACGACCTGTGGCCGCGAGAGGCCTGCCTGGCGGTGCTCGAGCGGCTCAAGCAGGTCTTCCGCAACGTCACCCGGTTCCTGCTGTGCGACACGTACCGCGCGGAGCCATTCACCTCCATCTCCGGAGTCCCCATCTTCACCCTTGGGTTCCATGTCACGCACGCCGTGATGGGCCAGTACATCCCCACCCGAGAGGAGTGGCTGGAGCTGCTGAAGGAAGCGGGCTGGCAGTGCAACGGCATCCATGAGATCGGGATCCCGTACAGCGCCATCTTCGATCTGTCTCCGGTGCGCACGAGCGGTGGGTCATGA